The genome window CTCTGAGGCGAAGACGGGGGAGCAACAGCAGGTGGCCGTCTAGGCTGCGCGGCGCCGGGTTCTAGAAGCTCTGGGTAGTTGGTTCTAGAAGGGACCATTCTGTTGTGGTGGGCGTGCACTTCCCGGCTAGCCCCTGCCCCACTGGAAGCCCCCCTATACAGCCTGGCTCACATTACGTGCTCGGATCACGCCTGCCGGCCTGCACGATGTGCCATGTCAGGGTCAGTGCTTGATGGGTGGTAGGTGGGCAGGCAGGATACAGGGATCCTTGCCCACCCAAAGCTCGTATCCGCTCGTCTCACCTCCAGAGCTGGAGCAGCTTTACCTGGGCCTGTACGACATGTCAGACCGGCTGACTCTAGCCAAGGAAGGCAGCCCTCTGCTCACCCAGAAGTGGTATCAGTCTGTGGGAGCTGGACTTGAGTGGCCAGGGCTTCAGTGAGAAGGACCTGGAGCAGGCCTTAGCTGCCTTCTCAGGCATCCCTGGGTGCTCCCACCTGGCGTGTGCTCCCTCAGGGCTCGGGCTCAGAAAGGCCCGCCCCACGTAGGGCTCTGGCCGCCTTCGGGCGGGTTCAGCCTGGATTCCAGCGCCAAATCCCAGGCTAGGGGCCCCTCgcttcggccccgcccccaccacctTCGGATTCCAGTCCCCGCCCTGCGATCCGGCCTTTTAGTCCCTGACTGGGGTCCAAGTCAGCCTTAACAGTGAGACACCCCAGGCCTAAGTTGGAGAGAAATCGGCAGGCAAGTGCCCACAAGGAGCATGATTGAGGGTGATCACCCTCTCTCCATTGCTAGCTCTGTCCTAGTCAGCCTCGCGTACTATCAGAGGCAGCTCACCTTAGTGCCCTAGGGTGggtcacacatgcacacactcagtcCAGGAGGGAACTGGCAAGGCACAGCCACAGGCAAACTCAGGAACTCCGGGGGATAACCCCAAATAGTTCCCTCAGGGACAGCCCCTGTCCCCTCACTCTGATCCCAAACACcacacaagagttccagaaaagattTTATTATAACAAAACACTCAAATAtccaaaactgggaaaagaggcagggcagggctggctggcagaggggcctggagctgcctagctgggggaggggaggctggtgAGCAGCTGCTCCAGGCACCATTGGACTTCCTCTGGGCACCTGTAGGCCTGCTTCAGGCCCCGGGGAAGGCAGCGGCAGGACTCCAGGTTGAGGTACAGCAGACCTGGGCAGCTGCTTATCACAGAGCTGTGGAGGCAGGGCAGGCCATGGCAGGTTAAGCAGTGGCAGGGCTGAGCCAGTCTAGGGAACCCTTGCTACCCTTGCACCAAAGCTGGCTACGCCCCCTACACCCATTGAGGCCCACCCTGAGTACCCTGGGTGTCCTTAAGGCCAACCCCAAGCAGGGGCTTGGCCAGTATGGGCTCCCTTTTCTGACCCCTGGAGCTGGCAAGCCACGCAGGACGGGAGCTAAGCTATACTGGCTCCAAGGAACTAGGGGGTTGCTAACCTGACTGTGCCTGGTGTGACCCGAGTGCCCCTGAGGTTGAGGGAGCACAGGGCCAGCTGGGAGCACCCAAGGGTGCCTGAGAACGCAGCTAAGGCCTGCTCCAGGTCCTTCTCACTGAAGCCCTGGCCACTCAAGTCCAGCTCCCGCAGACTGTGACACCACTTCTGGGTGAGCAGAGGGCTGCCTTCCTTGGCTAGAGTCAGCCGGTCTGACATGTCGTACAGGCCCAGGTAAAGCTGCTCCAGCTCTGGAGGTGAGACGAGCGGATACGAGCTTTGGGTGGGCAAGGATCCCTGCATCCCGCCTGCCCCCctgccacccaggaagcactGACCCTGACACGGCAGATCATGTAGGCCAGCAGGCGTGATCCGAGCACAGCCGCGCAGATCCAGCAAGCGCAGGTGAGGGGAGCCGTGGAGCAGGCGGCCCAGGACTTCGTTGCTCACAAAGCTACAGGTGGAGCTAGCAAGGCAGAGCTCCTCAAGGCTGGGGAAACCTGGGCCAGGAGTCATCGCTCGCCCGGAAGGCTTGGGCAGCCATGTCAGGTTCAACAGCCGCAGCACCTGGGAGCAAGACCCAGGCTGCAGATGGGGAGGGGGTGACAGGTGCAAGAGATGGGGCGTCAGGTACCTGCAGCTGGGGGCAGCCTTTCTGCAGGGCCTCGATAGGCAGCTGGAAGGGAATGATGTTGTGGTTGAGGCCAGTGCTCACCTCCAGGACCTGGAGCTGTGGGCAGCAGCTGCCCTGTAGAAGTGGGGAAAACACGAGGTGGGGTGTTCAGCAGTCCCTGGCTTGGCATCCAGCCCTGCTCCTAACTGTCACCAACCTACCAGCAGTGCACCCAAGATGGCTGTTGTCTGGGGGTTGTAGGTCAGCCACAGCTTCCGCATTCGGGGTCCAGCTTCCTCCAAGAAGCTTACCACAGCCGTGGACTTCACCTAGGGACCCAGCACAGGGGTACCTGCCACCTCAGCCCAGGCTTCCTTGGGGCCCCTGGGGACATAGGGCTCACCATTGAGTGCTGTATGTCCAGGCTGTGGAGCTGAGGGCAGGCTTTGGCTATCATGATCAGAGCATCAAGGGTCACACCATGACAGTCAGAAAGCTTGAGGAAGGTGAGCCGAGGACAGGACTCACTAACCAGCTGTGAAAGACAGAGGGCCAGCTGGGGGTTGGAGAAAGGCAAGGGAAAGAGACCAATGGCTGGTGCCAGCGCCACTTCACTGTCTCAGCAATGAGCTCCTTTTTGGCCATACCAGGCCTACCTGGGTGCTCCCACTTTTCACTCCTCCCTCCTGGAGGAGAAGCcagggaaagaaatccaaacagGCATCCTCATGGGTCATCACTGGGCCCCCACGGTACCTGACTCACTTCCTGGAAGTACTGGGCAACCCAGAGTGTCATGGCTGATGTTTAGGGCAGcctcccactctcaccttcaACACAAGGTGTACCTGGGACTTCCAATGGATGAGAGTCAGCCTCTGGAGCTGTGAGAACCTGAGGGGACCGCAGAGGCAGAGCTGCAGGCTGTTTCCTCGCTTCCCTTCTGCCAGCGTTCTCCCGGCCCATCCCCTTGGTGCAGGGATGCAGGAAGGGGCCTGGGACTTTCAAACAGCACAAAAGTGATGTGAGGGAGTAAGAAAAACATGGAATTCCTCACCGATTAGGCATAAGCCACTCCAGGGAAGAAAGGAGCTTCTTCTCAGCCTTCGCCCCAGTCTTGGCGGGGCGGCCAACCAGCGGGGGAGACAGGGTCAGGGTGTGCCAGAGTGCAGGCTGGGAGGCGGCCTCGTTCCAGCGGCGACACACGCGGGCAGCCCTGGGAGAAAGGATCTGCTGAGGGGCCAGGCCTTCCGTGGCTGCCGCTCGCCCTCATTGGCTGCCGCTATGGGGTTTCCTAAGAGGGATCTGCCCCCCGCAACTCTCACAGCGCCGCGGTCAGTTCAAAGTGTGGCCCCGGGGGTTCCAACTAGACCCTGAGAGACTGCTGCCGTGGACACGTTTGTGGGCGCTAGGGCCCCCGCTGCGTGCCTATTCGGTCGGCCTGAGCTACGGCGCTGGGCGCAAAGGGCCTAGGGTACCTGCCGAGAAAGGGTATAGGCCCATCCGCCGCCACCAGCAACCCGAAAATCTGCAGCAGGATTTCCAGGGGAACGCGGTCGCCCCAGCCCGGGTCGGGCTCCTGCAGCGGCGTGGGCGCGGAACTGGGCTTGGCCTCGACCGCGCGGGACCCCGGGGACCGCAACCGCCGAGCTTGGCGGGCGGCGCGCCTCTGCGCGCGGAGGCGGGCGGGCCCCGGACCTGGCAGCACCAGCAGCATGCTGTCCGACTGCAGCAGGTGGTACCCTGAGCCGCTCGGAGCAAGTCGGTCCCACCACCAGTCTTCCGCCGAGCGGGTGTGCGCCGCGGCCGGGTGCACGACCCGGACTCGGCGCCGGGCCCGGCGGGCCAGCCCTGCAGCCTCTGAAGCCATAACCGCCCGCCGGGATCCAGGTTCCACCGGGGGGCGGAAGGGGCGGAGTCGGAAGGGGCGGGCCCCATGACGGAAGGGCAGGACCGGGGCGGGGTCTGGACCTCGGGCCCGCCCCTCGCTATTGTTAGCACCTGACTTCCCGGGCAGGGCTTCCGGCGCTGGGCCGGGTCGGGAGAGCGCGTTCGCCGAGGCCTGGCGGTTGAGTTGCGGCTCTCGCTCCGGCTCAGCTGCGTCTTAGCTCTACTGTCGTGGGCCGGGGTGGAGGCGGCGCCCTCAGAGTGTGGCTGGACGGACGGCCGCCGGGCCTGGCAGCGCTCAGGATCAGGACCGGGAGGTGCGGGACCTGGGCGCACCGGTCGGCACTCCGCGGCTCCCCGACGTAGGGCGGGGCGCTGCCCGCCGCGGTCACACCCCTAGCCCCGACTCGGCTCCGACTGTCCCGCGGCTCGCAGAAGCCGCAGCGGTGTGCGGCGCCCTGTCCCGGAGTCCTTGTTCCGTGTCCGTAGGCGCGAGTGTGGTGGCGGCGGTCTCGGCCACTCAGACCCGAAGGTCATCTCTCTGTTTACTCTTTTTGCCCTGGGCTTCGATGCTTCCCGCTACCCTGCCTGTCTGCGGGGTACGTGTATCCTGGTGTCGTGTCCCGGGTTTGCCTGGCCCCTCCTACCTCCCATACCCCACCCCTTGCACCCCACTCAGTATCCCTGGTCTTGGCCGCCTGGTGCTCTGCTTACTCcggttttgtatttttctgttgtgATCCTGCATGCGAGTCTGTTCCCTTCAAGCCAGACCAGGTTTTCAGTTCCCAGAGCCGAAGCATCCTCTTTGGACCTAGGTGGGGAAAAGAAGAGCTGGCTGTGACCTTTGCCCTGTCCTGGAGGCTCCAGCCTTGGCCTGAATGGCAGCACCCCCGCTGGGCCGTCTGGTGCTGACCCACCTGCTGGTAGCCCTCTTTGGCATGGGCTcatgggctgcagtcaatggtaTCTGGGTGGAGCTGCCTGTGGTGGTGAAAGACCTACCCGAGGGTGAGTCGGGGGGACAGGAGGGGCTGCAGCCGCTCTCCTTCCCTGGGCGTCCTGCCCCTGACACGGCTGCCTTCTTTCTTTGCTTGCAGGTTGGAGTTTGCCCTCCTACCTCTCTGTGCTTGTGGCTCTggggaacctgggcctcctggtgGTGACCGTGTGGCGGCGGCTGGCCCCGGGCAAGGGCGAGCGGGTCCCCATCCAGGTGGTGCAGGCGATGAGCGTGGTGGGCACGGCCTTGCTGGCCCCCCTGTGGCTGCAGGTGACCACAGTGGCAGGGCAGGAGCACTCTGTGGCCTTCCTGGCTCTGGCCTTCGTGCTGGCGCTGGCCTGCTGTGCTTCTAACGTCACTTTCCTGCCCTTCCTGAGCCACCTGCCGCCTCCCTTCTTGCGGTCCTTCTTTCTGGGCCAAGGCCTCAGCGCTTTGCTGCCCTGTGTCCTGGCTCTAGTGCAGGGTGTAGGCCGCCTCGAGTGCCCACCAACCTCCACCAATGGCACCCCTGGACCCCCCCTCAACTTCCCAGAGCGTTTTCCCGCCAGCACCTTCTTTGGGATCTTGTCCACCTTATTGGTCATCTCAGCTGCCGCCTTTCAGGGTCTCCTGCTGCTGTTGCCATCGCCACCATCTGTACCCACGGGCGGCCAAGGGCCTGGTCTACAGGTGGGAGCCCCaggagtggaggaggaggaagaggaagaagcctCACCCCTGCAGGAACCTCCCAGCCCGGCAGCAGACGCCACCCCCAGCCCAGAACCTGTGGCCCCCAAGCTGCTGTCCACCCACGTTGCCTTCCTGCTGGGCCTGCTGGCCGTCACCAACGCTCTGACCAACGGCGTGTTGCCCGCTGTGCAGAGCTATTCCTGCTTGCCTTACGGGCGCCTCGCCTACCACTTGGCTGTGGTGCTGGGCAGTGCTGCCAATCCACTCGCCTGCTTTCTGGCTATGGGTGTTCTGTGCAGGTACACAGGGAGCCCAGGCCCCTTGGGACGGGATTTAGGGGTGAGGGCCGGGCCAGGCACAGCCAGCTCTGAGTTTTGACTTACCCTTGTCAGGTCCCTGGCAGGGCTGGGCGGTCTTTCTCTGCTCGGCATGTTCTTTGGGGCCTACCTGATGGTACTGGCAGTACTGAGCCCCTGCCCGCCGCTGGTGGGCACCTCCGCAGGGGTGGTCCTTGTGGTGAGTAGTCTGGGAACAGGGCAACAAAAAGGGTGGCAGTTGGGAGGGGTTTCCCTCAGAGCGGGGCATCTCCGCTCAGCCTGCTGCTGTGTCCACTCTCCCAGGTGGTGTCGTGGGTTCTGTGTCTCGGCGTGTTCTCGTACGTGAAGGTGGCTGCCAGCTCTCTCCTGCATAGTGGGGGCCAGCCGGCATTGCTGGCCGCTGGCGTGGCCATCCAGGTGGGCTCCCTGCTCGGCGCCGTGGCCATGTTTCCTCCCACCAGCATCTACCAAGTGTTCCGCAGCGGGAAGGACTGCGTGGACCCCTGTGGCCCCTAAACCTAGTGTGGGGGACGCACTTTGCTCCCCCCACCTGTCTTCAGGGTGCAGCTGCCACAGAGACTGCTTGTCCACTGCCTGGGGAGGCCCACCTCACTTGCGGCCTGCTTACGGACAGTTGCACACTTCACAGGCGAACCTGACGCTGTAGGCCAGGTGGGGGACACACAGCAGGCTCAGTGCCAGGGCCCAGCTGGGGGATGTGGACTTGGCCCAGGACCTGTGTGGGATTTGtataataaagcatttttattccATGAGTTGGAGTCGATCCCAGGAACAACTTCTGCTGTGCCAATAGACCTCCTCTGATTTGGAGCCGTAGTCTGACCTATTCAGGAGGGGCTGCCGCTCCCTGGGGCAGTGTCTGGAGATCCCAGGTTCGTGGAACCCTGTCCTCTGCACACAGAGAAGTgcccagagagacagagaatacCTGATCCCAGGGCCTGGGGTCTGGGCCAAGGACCCACACAGGTTACAGCAGCCAGAGGCTGTGTGGTGGGCCAGGCCAGCCAGACACGAGGGCCCGACTGCATGGGCTGCCTGCTGGTTGCCGGGTCTGTGGCCCAGGTGTGGCAGCATTTCCCTGCTGCTTTATGGAGGATCCTGCGGGGGGTCAGGGGGTGCGGATTTACACCAGAGGCTTGTTGCCAGGTCCCTGCGTGGAAAGGGCTCTGTGAGCGGGACTCAGAAGACTGGGGTGTGAGGGTCCGGCCAGTCTTGGGATCCTTCTGCCCAAGGATGTCGCCCACTCCTCCAAGCCACCTGTCCTGTTTTTACCTCCTGTGATCAAAGCTGCCAAGCCCCTAGCTGTTATTCAGGTGGACGTGACAGCGGCTGCCTTCTCTCTGGGCTGCTGGCAGATGGCCCTGGCTCTGCACAACCCACACTGCCCCCGAGGCCCCAGGACGTCGGTCCAGGTCTCTGCTTGTTGGTGTCTGTAGGGAGCCATGCTGTCCCGGACTGGCGGGCTCCCCTACTGAGGGCTGGCACAGCCTGCAGAGAGCCCCgagctgggaggggctgggcctGGGCTTCTGCCGTCTCCTCTGTGCCTCCTGGGCAGTTGGGGAGCAGAGAGAGGCCTGTTGAGGACAGGCTCCCAGCGGGGCCCTGAGCTGTGGTCCAGTGGGACCAGCCTGATACCTGAGGCCCATGGTATGGACTCTGGGGGCAGTGGCGCCTGCCTGCCTTGCCACCCAGCCCCCTCTGGATGCCCTTTCTTAACTTCAGAGGCCGGCTGTCCTTGGCTTAGGGAGCATGTGGGCCTCTCAAGGCCTTCCGCCCTGGCCTTGGCTGGATCAGCTGAGCAGGAGGAACTTCCTGGCGGGAGAGAAGGATTTCCAGGCTTTGACCATCCAACAAGCGTTCAGTTAGGCCAGGCTCCCACAGGGCTCAGACAGCCCAGCCCTGAAGACAGGCCCCAGTTGCGCTAACTGCTGGGCCACTTGACCTGATGGGACTGGGGAAGAGGGTAGCAGCAGCTtgacttgtctcttgcatctggGAAGCAAGGTGACAGGCAGCTGTGAGTTAGGAACATTGCCTTTGGTTGCAGCGAGCAGAGGCTGAGGGCATGAAATGGGTGGTGTATCCCACCCCGCACTCCCTGACACTGCCCTCGTCCCTCCCTTGCCCACCCTGGGACGGCTCCctgtttcttcctgcccccttctcctcgcGTTGGGAGTCCAGGGAGCCTCTGCTCTGCCTGCCTGTGTGTCTGCCAGGTGTGCCAGGCTCCATGGAATGTGCATGGTCTCCTGAAGGGGGGGCAGGCAGGGGACTGGAGGGGGTTTGAGGAAGCTGCCGCCCTTTGAAGTCTCCAGGACATTCCGGTCAGCATCCCCGAAGGAAACAAGCGGGGGCCCAGATGACAAGGGGAGGAAAGACCACGGGGCCAAATCCTGGAGGGCCACTGGCTCGGCACGCCCTTCCCGCTCTCAGCTGCCCAGAGATGAGGCCGGGAAGCGGGGCAGCCCACCATGCCAGCCCCTCAGAGCACAGTGTCCCCCAGGACTGCACCCGGGCGCCATGCCTCCAGCTAGATGGCATGTGGCCAGCCATTtggcctcccagccctgcccaaaGGGTCTCTCTTTGAAGGAGACCCCAGACATTCTGTCCACTGCACTTTCCAGGGGTCTTAAAAGCAACTGTCATTCTAGTGGGTTATTAATCACAGACCCCTCTGGCCCCCACCCTGTGGCTGGGTGCTTGACCCAGCTGATCCAGCCGTGGTGCCCACACCAATTGAAATGGGGGAGGAGAGGTGGCCCTGTGGAGCAAATGAGGACCCAGTAGATTGGCACTGGGCGTGTCAGTTGTCCCAAGAGTTGTAAAAACTACCCAAACTACTTGGTGCACACCAGATGGTGAAGACACCACATAGGGAACAGGGCAAGGGGTGGAGAGAGCCAGACCCTGACAGCATCCTGCAGTCGCCTGGATCCAGCTGTACCTGAAGCTAAGCCCCTTGGCCTTCCAAGTTAGTCAGCCCACAATTTCGTGCTTATTTAAGTTGAGTTGGTTTCTATCTGTCACAGTTGCAAGAGTTGTGAGGTCCTCTTTCGTCTCTGAGCATCTGGACCATTCAGAAGTTCCCACGCCAAGCACTGGCTGACATTACCATGCCTGGGGGCGGATCAGTCACCATCCTGCAGATTCTCCCATCCTAATCCCCATGTCAAGAGCCCTAGGCTTTCCTAGGCACTCCCACCAGTTCCTGAGTAGGATGCTTCGCTGACCACTTCCACCCTGCAAAGGAGAGTTTCCTGGAGGTCGGACCCTCTCAGAACACCTCGAGCCAGGCTaggtggggaaggaggcaggaccTTCAGCTGGACTATCCAGACAAAGCCCTGGAGGAGGTTTCTGTCTTCATATTTCCTCTCCTTTTGCAAGTGTGGCAGGAGAACTGAGCTCATTAGAAAGCAGATTGCAAAAGAGCCCCTACCTGACCCCTCACAGGTGTCCTGCTACCCATATCCCTCCCAAGCGCCCACCACACCCCACACGGACGTAGGTCAGAGGGATGTGAAGAGATGCATACACCAGGGTACTCAGGCATCCAGAGGAGAAACAGGCAGATCCACAGATGAAGGTGTCTGCTCTCTGTTTCTATTCAACATTGCACTGCGGGTCCTGGCAAGGGTTGTTacactggaaaaagaaataaaaggcatccagatgggaaaagaaataaaattatcctcAGATGACATTATTCTATGTATAGAAAATCATAAGGAGTCCACAAAGAACTTGTTAGGACCAAAAACAAATGCAACCAAAATTTGCAGAATACAacatcaatatacagaaatcagttgTCTCTTTATATGTGTTCAGCTGATGAGgtgaaagtgaaattaaggaaaatCTTTTTTACAGtagcatcaaaaaaataaaatatcttaaaatgaaTTTAACAAAGGAAATGCTAAACTTGTACAtggaaaactacaaaatgttgACAACAATGAAAGACATGAGTAAATATTCCTAGATCAGACTTCTGTTGTTAACTTGGCCATactaatctacagattcaagtaatccctatcaaaattccatcCGGCTTTTTtcgaaaaaacaacaaaaaaacaaaaaactaatccTAATAttcataacaaaacaaaactcaggagacacagaagagccaaaacaatcctttttgtgtgtgtgccatgCCACAGggcttgcagggtcttagttcagagattgaacctggatctttgGCAGTAAAAGTgctgagttttaaccactggaccgccagggaattccccaaaacaatctttaaaagaatAGAGTTggctacaaaactacagtaatcaagacagacatataggtcaatgaaacagaacagagagcccagaaataaacccacacacttacgatcaattaatctacaagaaaaagagacaagaatattCAAAGGAgagggggctccccaggtgacaatagctgtaaagaatctgccaaccaaTGCAGGGGAATATACAAGGGGGataagacaacctcttcaacacaTGCTGTTGGGAAAATTAAACGCTACAAATACAAAGACTCAAAACTGGAGTACTTTCCCACTCCAGatacaaaataaaccaaaaatggattaaagacttaatgaaagacctgaaaccattaatctcttagaagaaaacattgtcATCGGCCTTGGCAATTTTTTTGAATATGTCTCCTcaagcaagagaaacaaaagtaaaaataaataaatgggactacatcaaccTAAAAAACATTTGGacagtaaaggaaactatcaacaaaattaaaaaccagCCTACTGAATGGACAAAGATATTCGCAATGGATATATCCAACaagagattaatatccaaaacattcAAAGAACTCACATGATGCAACctcagtaaaacaaacaacacagttaaaaaatgggcagaagaccaaaacagacaaaagaagacatacatacggagagcaggcacatgaaaagatgctcaacattatcagtcatgagaaaaatcaaagccacaatgagatttCACCTCACACTCatcaacaagaaaacaaatgtgttggagagggtgtgtagaaaaATGAACCCTTGTGTGCCTGTTGGCGGttatgtaaactgatgcagccactgtggacaatagtatggagtttcctcaaaaagttaaaaatagagttaccacatgatctagcaatttcacttctgagtatttatctgaagaaaacaagaaCACTCATTAGAAAACATACATGAGCCCCTATGttaattgcagcattatttacaatagctgagatACAGAAACAATCTAATTGCCCACTGGCAGatacatggataaagaagatgtgccacatacattacacacacaaaatggagTGTCAGCCACAGAACactgtccttgggcttccctggtagcagagtggtaaagaacctgccttctgatggaggagatacaagagacgcaggtttgatccctgggtggggaggatcccctggaataggaaatgccaacccactctagtattctttgttttttccactccaggatttttgccttgaaaattccatggacagaggagcttggcaggctacaatccatgaggtcacaaggaattggacacagctgagcaactgagcacaattaGCCACAGAACAGAATGGAATCTTGCCATTTTGACAACATAGATGGACGTAGAGGTTATTTTGCCGAGTAGAGTGagtcagacagtgaaagacaTACCATATGATTCACTTATAAGTGGGATAAAAAGCATAACAAgtgaacaaacatatgaaaacagaaatagacacatagatgcagagaacaaatagGTAGTTGGCAGAGGGGAGAGGTATGTGGGATGAGTGagataggtgagggagattaataagaggtacaagcttccagttacaaaataagtgAGTCAacaggtatgaaatgtacagtgggGAATATAATCAATAATATAGTAGTAACTTTGTgcagtgacagatggtaactagacttacccTGGGGATCGTTTTATAATGtacagaaatattgaatcactacatTGTTCACCTGGAACTACTGgtattgtaggtcaattatacatCGAGAATAAACTCATAGAAAAGGAGAtctgatttgtggttaccagaagcAAGAGGTAGGGGGAGGCAGAAT of Muntiacus reevesi chromosome 12, mMunRee1.1, whole genome shotgun sequence contains these proteins:
- the SLC52A2 gene encoding solute carrier family 52, riboflavin transporter, member 2 isoform X1, with the protein product MAAPPLGRLVLTHLLVALFGMGSWAAVNGIWVELPVVVKDLPEGWSLPSYLSVLVALGNLGLLVVTVWRRLAPGKGERVPIQVVQAMSVVGTALLAPLWLQVTTVAGQEHSVAFLALAFVLALACCASNVTFLPFLSHLPPPFLRSFFLGQGLSALLPCVLALVQGVGRLECPPTSTNGTPGPPLNFPERFPASTFFGILSTLLVISAAAFQGLLLLLPSPPSVPTGGQGPGLQVGAPGVEEEEEEEASPLQEPPSPAADATPSPEPVAPKLLSTHVAFLLGLLAVTNALTNGVLPAVQSYSCLPYGRLAYHLAVVLGSAANPLACFLAMGVLCRSLAGLGGLSLLGMFFGAYLMVLAVLSPCPPLVGTSAGVVLVVVSWVLCLGVFSYVKVAASSLLHSGGQPALLAAGVAIQVGSLLGAVAMFPPTSIYQVFRSGKDCVDPCGP
- the SLC52A2 gene encoding solute carrier family 52, riboflavin transporter, member 2 isoform X2 — encoded protein: MAAPPLGRLVLTHLLVALFGMGSWAAVNGIWVELPVVVKDLPEGWSLPSYLSVLVALGNLGLLVVTVWRRLAPGKGERVPIQVVQAMSVVGTALLAPLWLQGLLLLLPSPPSVPTGGQGPGLQVGAPGVEEEEEEEASPLQEPPSPAADATPSPEPVAPKLLSTHVAFLLGLLAVTNALTNGVLPAVQSYSCLPYGRLAYHLAVVLGSAANPLACFLAMGVLCRSLAGLGGLSLLGMFFGAYLMVLAVLSPCPPLVGTSAGVVLVVVSWVLCLGVFSYVKVAASSLLHSGGQPALLAAGVAIQVGSLLGAVAMFPPTSIYQVFRSGKDCVDPCGP